The Dehalococcoidia bacterium genome window below encodes:
- a CDS encoding TldD/PmbA family protein → MDNLEKIKKYLNNNFDQYEIYEESSNLRSISFESNNLKEVSSNQSQGFAARGIKNNNITFSSSSNYDSESFISNFKELSEYPIPINIKFPEQDEYRNTILYDDNVNSYQNEYLIEVLSNEIKKINKLFPNSLCDGGFSIAEGTGKITNSSKLDVGKKESFISFYISSQIINGNDMLNIYKYKNSVKDISKEEIDLMVSKLCEELAIAQVIKSTPKKGCPVIFTPHGLYQTLLSPLLVSFSGTNLSKNLSSLCGKEGIQLFDEKITLTDNPHIDFSPASRNYDDEGVATKKNILINNGVFNNGLYDLKTGNESSKDTTGSAGRSIHSSPTPTTSNIVMKKGQKKINSMISEIEDGVLVDNLLGAGQGNELSGNFSANISLGYKIEKGKIVGRVKNTMISGNSFEALKNVEEISIEKEDVYGSMSLPYLQTQNVEISY, encoded by the coding sequence ATGGATAATTTAGAAAAAATAAAGAAATATTTAAATAATAATTTTGATCAATACGAAATATACGAAGAAAGCAGTAACTTAAGAAGTATATCCTTTGAATCAAATAATCTAAAAGAAGTGTCATCGAATCAATCTCAAGGTTTTGCAGCAAGGGGAATAAAGAATAATAACATAACCTTTTCATCTTCTTCTAATTATGACTCAGAAAGTTTTATTTCTAACTTTAAGGAACTATCTGAATATCCAATCCCAATAAATATAAAATTCCCCGAACAAGATGAATACAGGAATACAATTTTATACGATGATAATGTTAATTCTTATCAAAATGAATATCTTATAGAAGTATTAAGTAACGAGATAAAAAAAATTAATAAACTTTTCCCAAACTCTCTTTGCGATGGAGGTTTTTCAATTGCAGAAGGAACAGGTAAAATAACTAATTCTTCAAAATTAGACGTTGGCAAAAAAGAAAGTTTTATAAGTTTTTATATTTCTTCACAAATTATAAATGGGAACGATATGCTAAATATCTATAAGTATAAAAACTCTGTTAAGGATATTTCTAAAGAAGAAATAGATCTAATGGTATCAAAATTGTGCGAAGAATTAGCTATTGCTCAAGTTATTAAGAGTACTCCTAAGAAAGGTTGTCCAGTAATATTTACACCTCATGGACTATATCAAACTTTATTATCTCCACTATTAGTATCCTTTAGCGGAACAAATCTTTCTAAAAATTTATCTTCTCTTTGTGGCAAGGAAGGTATTCAATTATTTGACGAGAAAATCACACTTACTGATAATCCTCATATTGATTTTTCACCTGCTTCAAGAAATTATGATGACGAAGGAGTAGCAACTAAAAAAAATATATTAATTAATAATGGTGTATTTAATAATGGATTATATGATCTAAAAACTGGAAATGAATCTTCAAAAGATACCACAGGTTCTGCAGGTAGATCTATTCATTCAAGCCCCACTCCAACAACATCAAATATTGTAATGAAAAAGGGTCAAAAGAAAATAAATTCAATGATTTCAGAGATTGAAGATGGAGTTCTCGTGGATAATTTGCTTGGTGCTGGGCAAGGAAATGAATTATCAGGTAACTTTAGTGCAAATATATCATTAGGTTATAAAATTGAGAAAGGTAAAATCGTAGGTAGAGTTAAAAATACAATGATTTCAGGCAATTCTTTTGAAGCACTAAAAAATGTTGAAGAAATTAGTATAGAAAAAGAAGATGTGTATGGTTCTATGTCTCTTCCATACTTACAAACACAGAATGTAGAAATTTCTTACTGA
- a CDS encoding TldD/PmbA family protein codes for MDKNYRNLINDSIKLDFGDYKEIRLEENISSRITYNGKERENISINSRLGGSVRAMANGGWGFSSFNDIYQAPLKMKETINLAKYNSNETFAIEKGKPIETTVKPIIKKDPRKINLDEKIRILDHYKDLMLSQKDIENCDIIYSDTDRKVIFADSKGNNIEQNFIHVILRIAAYSSDGNEMLQSGFSIGSLGDFEIVENLDSEILECTKKARELISAPKVDGKETTVVLDQILAGVFVHEAFGHLSEADNVYENDRLKEILKLGTKFGNKDLNITDGAKIPELRGSYEYDDEGTPATKTALIREGILTGRLHSNETASKMSENPTGNARAISFAFPPIVRMTNTIIENGKDKKEDIIADTKDGLYVKNWYGGMTEHEMFTFSSAETYKIENGEVKETYRPVKLSGNLFTTLKNINGIADDIKINQGGGCGKGGQMPLPVSNGSPHIRINKCLVSNG; via the coding sequence ATGGATAAGAATTATAGAAACCTAATAAATGACTCTATCAAATTAGATTTTGGTGATTACAAAGAAATCAGATTAGAGGAAAATATATCATCAAGAATAACCTATAACGGAAAAGAAAGAGAAAATATTTCAATAAATTCTAGATTAGGAGGTTCAGTTCGTGCAATGGCTAATGGTGGGTGGGGGTTCAGTAGCTTCAATGACATTTATCAAGCTCCCTTGAAAATGAAGGAAACTATTAATTTGGCAAAATATAATTCTAACGAAACTTTTGCAATAGAAAAAGGTAAGCCTATAGAAACTACAGTCAAACCAATAATAAAAAAAGATCCTAGAAAAATCAATCTAGATGAAAAAATTAGGATTCTAGATCATTACAAAGATTTAATGTTAAGCCAAAAAGATATCGAAAATTGTGACATAATTTATTCTGATACAGATAGAAAGGTTATCTTTGCAGATAGTAAAGGTAATAATATTGAACAAAATTTTATTCACGTTATTCTGAGAATAGCTGCTTATAGTTCAGATGGTAACGAAATGCTTCAGTCTGGTTTCTCAATTGGATCACTAGGAGATTTTGAAATAGTAGAAAATTTAGATTCTGAAATATTGGAGTGTACTAAAAAAGCAAGGGAACTAATCAGTGCCCCCAAAGTAGATGGAAAGGAAACTACTGTTGTTTTAGATCAAATTCTAGCAGGAGTTTTTGTACATGAAGCTTTTGGACATTTATCTGAAGCCGATAATGTATATGAGAATGATAGATTAAAAGAAATATTAAAACTGGGAACTAAATTTGGTAATAAAGATCTAAATATTACTGATGGGGCAAAAATTCCTGAGCTTAGAGGGTCTTATGAATATGATGATGAAGGAACACCTGCCACTAAAACTGCATTAATAAGAGAAGGAATACTAACTGGTAGGCTTCACTCCAATGAAACTGCAAGCAAGATGTCAGAAAATCCTACTGGAAATGCTAGAGCTATTTCATTTGCTTTCCCTCCAATAGTTAGAATGACAAATACAATAATAGAGAATGGAAAAGATAAAAAAGAAGATATTATTGCTGATACTAAAGATGGTCTTTATGTAAAGAATTGGTATGGAGGGATGACTGAACATGAAATGTTTACATTCTCATCTGCTGAAACATATAAAATAGAAAACGGAGAAGTAAAAGAAACCTACAGGCCTGTGAAGTTATCAGGTAATTTATTCACTACTCTTAAGAATATTAATGGTATTGCAGATGATATAAAAATAAATCAAGGTGGAGGATGTGGTAAAGGAGGGCAAATGCCTTTACCTGTTTCAAATGGTTCTCCTCATATAAGAATTAATAAGTGCTTGGTTTCTAATGGATAA
- a CDS encoding methionyl-tRNA formyltransferase: MIRISIIGQSGFGKSVTKEIKKMEGAEIASIFTPDNKKDELYKFAMENNLNVHNTSRLRDKESIENFKKYQVDLLVMAYVTDIVPLEIINNPKLGTIQYHPSLLPLHRGPSSINWAIINGDKKTGITIFWPDEGLDTGPILIQKEVIIDDDDTTGSLYFNKLYPIGVETIIESINLIILKKAPKINQNESDSTYETWCSQKEIKWDESAENIYNLIRGCDPQPGAWTLINSKKVFLYDCKLQKNNLKINNRELFFSEKEVSIGINDKKLIIGRMKTEKEKKISSIEWIKNNEINLMTKVG; the protein is encoded by the coding sequence ATGATTAGAATTTCTATTATTGGACAATCTGGGTTTGGAAAGAGTGTTACTAAAGAAATAAAAAAAATGGAAGGTGCAGAAATAGCTTCCATTTTTACTCCTGATAATAAAAAAGATGAACTCTACAAGTTTGCAATGGAAAACAATTTGAATGTCCATAATACATCACGACTAAGAGATAAAGAATCAATAGAAAATTTTAAGAAATATCAAGTAGATTTACTTGTTATGGCATACGTAACAGATATTGTACCATTGGAAATTATAAATAACCCCAAGTTGGGGACTATTCAATATCATCCTTCTTTATTGCCCTTACACAGAGGCCCTTCATCAATAAATTGGGCAATCATTAATGGTGATAAGAAAACAGGAATTACTATATTTTGGCCAGATGAAGGATTAGACACAGGACCTATTCTTATCCAAAAAGAAGTAATTATAGATGATGATGATACTACTGGAAGCTTATATTTTAATAAATTATATCCAATTGGGGTAGAAACTATAATTGAGTCAATAAATTTGATTATTCTAAAGAAAGCCCCAAAAATAAATCAAAATGAATCAGATTCCACATATGAAACTTGGTGTTCACAAAAAGAAATAAAATGGGATGAAAGTGCTGAAAATATTTATAATCTAATTAGAGGTTGTGATCCTCAACCAGGTGCGTGGACGTTAATAAATTCAAAAAAAGTATTTTTATATGACTGTAAACTTCAAAAAAATAATCTGAAAATAAATAATCGTGAGTTATTTTTTTCTGAAAAAGAAGTAAGTATAGGAATTAATGATAAGAAACTAATTATTGGAAGAATGAAAACTGAAAAAGAAAAGAAAATAAGTTCTATCGAATGGATAAAAAATAATGAAATTAATCTTATGACAAAGGTTGGATGA
- a CDS encoding helix-turn-helix domain-containing protein, whose product MKKNNSEYSIGEISKITGVSSSAINYYVRSKILESPKKISKTRSVFSENHIEKIKEIKSLKNEGFPLKLIKKRINSISTEIKEKFTVEEIFSITNITKFFYEELISQKLISEPENIEENLFHPKSIIKLIMSYKILVELGVTYETLKRHGEYQKLSEAEAYFLMEHLADARKNKSKVNEFAIVEAFENIRQYNRMVYFHD is encoded by the coding sequence ATGAAAAAAAATAATTCAGAATATTCTATCGGTGAAATATCTAAGATTACCGGAGTCTCTTCTTCCGCAATTAATTATTATGTAAGATCTAAGATATTAGAATCTCCTAAAAAAATATCAAAAACAAGATCAGTTTTTAGTGAAAATCATATAGAAAAAATAAAGGAAATTAAGAGTTTAAAGAATGAAGGATTCCCTCTAAAACTTATCAAAAAAAGAATTAATTCCATATCAACCGAAATCAAAGAGAAATTCACAGTAGAAGAGATATTCAGTATCACTAACATAACAAAATTCTTCTACGAGGAATTAATATCTCAAAAATTAATATCTGAACCAGAAAACATAGAGGAGAATTTATTTCATCCAAAGTCAATAATCAAATTAATAATGTCCTATAAAATATTAGTAGAATTAGGAGTAACCTATGAAACTCTTAAGAGACATGGTGAGTATCAAAAACTAAGTGAAGCTGAAGCTTATTTTCTAATGGAGCATCTTGCAGATGCTAGAAAAAATAAATCAAAAGTTAATGAGTTCGCAATAGTAGAAGCTTTTGAAAATATAAGACAATATAATAGGATGGTTTACTTTCATGATTAG
- a CDS encoding MMPL family transporter, producing the protein MNIYESISKFFVENPTKIFLLFIFTTIGLILSYLFIPYRGDASTSPNDPIIDLDKKISLEFSDEAHFAFFILESKNGDDILSKDNLLNIYLAENKLRKEDINKKLSPETISPKEHLFSYIDSETGTSVNGLLTIADIVNEILNNNPNFNKSLSEASNEEVKEVLSVILGNDDFTEVGRNISVHSSISKRNINGKEIDWWTSPAITIAVLADNESLGGGSQRVALSGDKATIDKEKFNTKVLELLKKELPQLNVWGVAIDVNLEGERQGFSSALFITLTVIAAIAVVGFSLRSYWAVVLIGIGLSILMIWLKGFSYLLGLKGGLVADMIVPIAMISLGVDFGVHAIRRYQEEKNNDISFDRKFIIAFTGVGAALTLAFISDAIAFLSNITAGIESIVHFGLAAGVATFAAYIVLGIYAPFLLSRIESLDNKSNIFSNKLFRLFLSLGSAGTAGGSVIVFLLLSPILGVLLAVINILFFLITPIYFVRGERPKNKNPQLRISFFEKFESYFSSIILFFSGKPIITVLFFSLITIYTTFLAFKLEASFEVADFFNPQSDFVKGLDKLDYHLGDTTGEIGLIYIKGSLDKPEAISDIKKLVNNLDKKDFLAHDTKGNLLLIEPNILSLLEFGGIDTTDQSKIKEYFNQLIDNGLLTDSLETIFSPNRIKFALIKSENDFSTVLRVGIPDSASQGVTTLARNEIEKELDILKDKDYFSEFGITGSPFVRDVELSSGTNALFRSIPLAALASFIVLFITFRSIKYAFITTLPIGLVVSWLYGIMYIGGYSLNFVTATIGAISIGVGIDFSIHITQRFREEIRKNSKEVALRKTLNGTGIALLGSALSSMAGFAIMGMAPMPLFASFGQITAIMILLALISSVFVLPSLLVLVSRKK; encoded by the coding sequence ATGAATATTTATGAAAGCATATCTAAATTCTTTGTAGAAAATCCGACAAAAATATTTTTGTTATTCATTTTTACTACAATTGGACTAATTTTATCATACTTGTTTATACCTTATAGAGGAGATGCTTCAACATCTCCCAATGATCCAATTATAGATCTAGATAAAAAGATTTCACTTGAATTTTCAGATGAGGCACATTTTGCTTTTTTTATTTTAGAAAGTAAAAATGGAGATGATATTCTTTCCAAAGATAACTTATTAAACATATATCTGGCAGAAAATAAACTGAGAAAGGAAGATATTAATAAAAAACTTTCTCCCGAAACTATATCTCCAAAGGAACATTTATTCTCTTACATTGATTCTGAGACTGGTACTAGTGTGAATGGATTACTAACTATTGCTGATATAGTAAATGAAATTTTGAACAATAATCCAAATTTCAATAAGTCATTGAGTGAAGCAAGTAATGAAGAAGTGAAAGAAGTTCTTTCTGTAATTTTAGGTAATGATGACTTCACTGAAGTAGGAAGAAACATAAGTGTTCACTCTAGCATCTCAAAAAGAAACATAAACGGAAAAGAAATAGACTGGTGGACTTCTCCAGCAATAACTATTGCTGTTTTAGCTGACAATGAATCTTTAGGAGGAGGATCTCAAAGAGTAGCTCTATCTGGAGATAAAGCTACTATTGATAAAGAAAAATTTAATACAAAAGTACTTGAATTACTAAAAAAAGAACTACCTCAACTAAATGTTTGGGGAGTAGCAATTGATGTCAATTTAGAAGGAGAAAGACAAGGATTTTCATCTGCTTTATTCATAACACTAACAGTAATTGCTGCCATTGCAGTAGTTGGCTTTTCTCTCAGATCTTACTGGGCAGTAGTTTTAATAGGCATAGGTCTTTCCATATTAATGATATGGCTAAAAGGATTTTCTTATTTACTAGGTCTTAAAGGGGGCTTAGTTGCTGACATGATAGTTCCAATCGCCATGATTTCACTTGGAGTTGACTTCGGAGTTCACGCTATAAGAAGATATCAAGAAGAAAAAAATAATGATATATCTTTCGATAGAAAATTTATAATAGCATTCACAGGGGTTGGGGCAGCACTAACTCTGGCGTTTATAAGTGATGCAATTGCTTTTTTATCAAATATTACAGCAGGTATAGAATCAATAGTTCATTTTGGACTTGCAGCAGGAGTAGCAACTTTTGCCGCGTATATAGTACTTGGAATTTATGCACCATTTCTACTGTCTAGAATAGAATCTTTAGACAATAAAAGTAATATTTTTAGTAACAAATTGTTTAGATTATTCTTATCTCTAGGTTCAGCAGGAACTGCAGGAGGGTCAGTGATTGTATTTTTACTTTTATCTCCAATATTAGGTGTTTTGTTAGCAGTGATAAATATATTATTCTTTTTGATTACACCTATATATTTCGTAAGAGGAGAAAGGCCAAAAAATAAAAATCCACAATTAAGAATAAGTTTTTTTGAAAAATTTGAATCTTATTTTAGTTCAATTATACTTTTTTTCAGCGGAAAGCCGATAATTACAGTACTCTTCTTTTCCTTGATTACAATTTATACAACATTTTTAGCATTCAAGCTAGAAGCTTCCTTTGAAGTGGCAGATTTTTTTAACCCACAATCTGATTTTGTAAAAGGATTAGATAAATTGGATTATCATTTAGGAGATACTACAGGAGAAATAGGATTAATATATATAAAAGGTTCTCTAGATAAACCAGAGGCAATTAGTGACATTAAAAAACTGGTAAATAATTTAGATAAAAAAGATTTTTTGGCTCATGATACTAAAGGAAACCTTTTATTAATTGAACCCAATATTTTATCCCTTCTAGAATTTGGAGGAATTGACACTACCGATCAATCAAAAATAAAAGAGTATTTTAATCAATTGATTGATAATGGTTTACTGACAGATAGCCTAGAAACAATTTTTTCACCAAACAGAATTAAGTTTGCATTAATAAAATCAGAAAATGATTTTTCCACTGTATTGAGAGTTGGAATTCCTGATTCTGCAAGCCAAGGAGTAACTACCCTAGCCAGAAATGAAATAGAAAAAGAATTAGATATTTTGAAGGATAAAGATTATTTTTCTGAATTTGGAATTACAGGATCTCCATTTGTAAGAGATGTTGAACTTTCAAGTGGAACTAATGCATTGTTTAGATCTATTCCTTTAGCGGCCTTAGCTTCTTTTATAGTCTTATTTATAACCTTTAGATCAATTAAGTACGCATTTATAACAACTTTACCAATTGGATTAGTAGTGAGTTGGTTATATGGAATTATGTATATTGGAGGGTACTCATTAAATTTTGTAACTGCAACAATAGGAGCAATTTCAATTGGTGTGGGAATAGATTTTTCAATTCATATTACTCAAAGATTTAGAGAAGAAATTAGAAAGAATAGTAAAGAGGTTGCCTTGAGAAAAACATTAAATGGCACAGGAATAGCTTTACTAGGTTCGGCTCTTTCAAGTATGGCTGGCTTTGCAATTATGGGGATGGCTCCAATGCCTCTTTTTGCAAGCTTTGGTCAAATAACAGCAATTATGATTCTTTTAGCCCTAATTTCCTCAGTTTTTGTGCTTCCCAGCTTATTAGTTTTAGTTTCTAGAAAAAAATAA
- a CDS encoding MFS transporter: protein MKKLPKIYYGWLIVIALFLSMALGIGTRQGFGIFVDLWESEWETNVSSISLAASIGWLVNGLAAPIIGQLSDKYGPKIILIFSAIIISLSSILVATSFNVITLSIYYGFLISFATATGGPVGILLSKWFAKKRGVAMGAVMAGGSIGSLFFIPLLTFITLNYSWQLAWIIMGLFGLIFVVPLFIIVLKNDPRELDNEILISDNLDSDIDENGPLWVDNWSAAYNSKPMWQLSIGYFVCGITTASISVHFINWAISENISASEAAFSFGVLSAVNGISVFCSGYFSDMFQRRYILAMVYFVRGLAFLCLLLLSGQIALWAFAIIGGMSWLATVPLTTALTSEIYGYKKLGSLVGLINMSHQIGGAGSVILFGMAYDYYGDYDLGLWVGVISLIIATIASFTIREKKFSSRFYNKISENIV, encoded by the coding sequence ATGAAAAAATTACCAAAAATTTATTATGGGTGGTTAATAGTTATTGCCCTTTTTTTATCTATGGCACTTGGCATTGGCACTAGACAAGGATTTGGAATTTTTGTTGATTTATGGGAGTCAGAATGGGAAACTAATGTATCATCAATAAGCTTAGCGGCAAGTATTGGGTGGTTAGTTAATGGCTTGGCTGCTCCCATTATTGGTCAATTGTCCGATAAATATGGCCCTAAAATTATTCTTATATTTTCAGCCATAATAATATCTTTGTCTTCTATTTTAGTAGCAACATCATTTAATGTGATAACTTTATCTATTTATTATGGATTTCTTATTTCATTTGCAACAGCTACTGGAGGTCCAGTAGGAATCCTTTTATCAAAATGGTTTGCAAAAAAAAGAGGAGTTGCTATGGGTGCAGTAATGGCAGGAGGATCTATAGGAAGTTTATTTTTCATCCCATTATTAACTTTTATAACTCTAAACTATAGTTGGCAATTAGCATGGATCATAATGGGGCTATTTGGATTAATTTTTGTAGTTCCATTATTTATTATTGTTCTTAAGAATGATCCAAGAGAGTTAGATAATGAAATATTAATATCAGATAACTTAGATTCAGATATAGACGAAAATGGTCCACTATGGGTGGATAATTGGTCTGCAGCATATAATTCAAAACCAATGTGGCAACTTTCTATAGGATATTTTGTTTGTGGCATTACCACAGCATCTATTTCTGTTCATTTTATAAACTGGGCAATTTCTGAAAACATATCTGCTTCAGAAGCAGCATTCTCCTTTGGAGTTTTAAGCGCGGTTAATGGAATTTCTGTATTTTGTTCTGGATATTTTTCAGATATGTTTCAAAGAAGATATATTTTAGCGATGGTGTACTTTGTTAGAGGCTTAGCTTTCTTATGTTTATTGCTACTTTCTGGACAAATTGCATTGTGGGCTTTTGCCATCATAGGAGGAATGTCTTGGTTAGCTACTGTTCCATTAACTACTGCATTAACATCTGAAATTTATGGTTACAAAAAGTTAGGCTCATTAGTAGGACTAATAAATATGTCTCATCAAATAGGAGGAGCTGGATCTGTTATTTTATTTGGAATGGCTTATGATTATTACGGCGATTATGATTTAGGCCTTTGGGTGGGAGTAATTTCATTAATAATAGCAACGATTGCATCATTTACTATAAGAGAAAAGAAGTTTTCTTCTAGATTCTATAATAAAATTTCTGAGAACATCGTCTAA
- a CDS encoding Zn-dependent alcohol dehydrogenase produces the protein MVKAAVLYEANKPMLIKDLNQESPKSNEVKVKMLAAGVCASDHHIMKGETAFPMPIVVGHEGAGIVEDIGENVQSVTKGDRCILSFVASCGSCVSCRTGLGNLCDTNRLTGTKQYDGTFRLTDEDNNDIHQMAKLGVFAEEIIIPENACYKIDDDVPIEVACLIGCSVTTGIGGVINQKDIFPGATIAVFGTGGVGLNSILGGSLMNSSKIIAVDILDSKLEFSYKFGATHTINSKNENAVDKILELTNGQGVDFGFDAFGSPITTEQMMGSLKKGGTGVLIGLAPIGAKANIDLVDLVRDHKTLLGSYYGSVSPHVTFERIIDFYRSGKIDINSVIERKYPLEKINEAYEDLESGKDGRGIIDFTI, from the coding sequence ATGGTAAAAGCTGCAGTTTTATACGAAGCAAATAAGCCTATGCTTATCAAAGATCTAAATCAAGAATCTCCTAAAAGTAATGAAGTAAAAGTTAAGATGTTGGCTGCAGGAGTTTGTGCATCTGATCACCATATTATGAAAGGGGAAACTGCTTTTCCTATGCCTATAGTAGTTGGTCACGAAGGAGCAGGAATAGTTGAAGATATAGGAGAAAATGTTCAATCTGTAACCAAAGGAGATAGATGTATTTTATCTTTTGTTGCTAGTTGTGGCTCTTGTGTGTCATGCAGAACAGGCTTAGGTAATTTATGCGACACAAATAGACTAACTGGTACGAAACAATATGATGGAACCTTCAGACTAACTGATGAAGATAATAATGATATTCATCAAATGGCAAAATTAGGTGTCTTTGCAGAAGAAATAATTATTCCTGAAAATGCATGTTATAAAATTGATGATGATGTACCAATAGAGGTTGCATGCTTAATCGGTTGTTCTGTAACAACAGGTATTGGTGGAGTAATAAATCAAAAAGATATTTTCCCTGGAGCTACTATTGCAGTTTTTGGAACAGGAGGAGTAGGACTTAATAGTATCTTAGGTGGAAGTTTGATGAATTCCTCGAAAATTATAGCTGTTGATATTTTGGATAGCAAACTAGAGTTTAGCTATAAATTTGGCGCTACTCATACTATAAATTCAAAAAATGAAAATGCTGTTGATAAAATTTTAGAACTAACTAATGGTCAAGGAGTAGATTTTGGATTTGATGCATTTGGAAGCCCTATTACAACTGAACAAATGATGGGATCATTAAAAAAAGGAGGAACTGGAGTTCTTATTGGATTAGCTCCTATTGGAGCGAAGGCAAATATTGATCTAGTAGACTTGGTAAGGGATCATAAAACTTTATTAGGATCATATTATGGCTCTGTATCCCCTCATGTTACCTTTGAAAGAATAATTGATTTTTACAGATCAGGAAAAATTGACATAAATTCAGTTATAGAAAGAAAATATCCCCTTGAAAAAATCAATGAAGCTTATGAAGACTTAGAATCTGGAAAAGATGGAAGAGGAATTATTGATTTTACTATCTAA
- a CDS encoding MFS transporter, with translation MSLSILKPQYRRWYIATTTFLSVGTSIGLIQYAFQAFVIPLEEEFGWSRTEINLSLSLGIASSFIAPFAGRFLDRFGSMKIMAYSLLIISIGFFIRGSMNELWQLYLSSILLYVGIPGATQLPLGKLMGLWFPKIRGRMIGFTMAGNNFSAVISVPIATFLILSSGWRSAFYVLGASTFIVLILVIIFIRDDKNLDFSDKSSSKYKSVNNKSDFELSEAMKTNAFWFLAIGLTLQQFARTTVVIQLVPHFVSQGISTTLASSMMSAFGIFAVLSKLISGYLSDYIPSRFIFIIVVIFQMIGIQFVLSNNEILLWIGSSFMGFGIGAMGVLGPAVTTELFGLKRYSSIFGALNFPIAIPIIIGPIFSGIIFDKYQSYNIAFNIVELLLVIAILSFIFVKIKEK, from the coding sequence ATGAGTCTATCGATACTCAAACCACAGTATAGAAGATGGTATATTGCAACCACAACATTTCTATCAGTAGGTACTTCAATAGGTTTGATTCAATATGCTTTTCAAGCATTTGTTATTCCTCTAGAAGAAGAATTTGGATGGTCAAGAACAGAAATAAATTTATCTCTTTCTCTAGGAATAGCTAGTTCTTTTATTGCTCCTTTTGCAGGTAGATTTTTGGATAGATTTGGATCTATGAAAATCATGGCTTATTCTCTACTAATAATCAGCATTGGATTCTTTATAAGAGGTTCAATGAACGAATTATGGCAACTTTATTTATCTAGTATTTTGCTTTATGTCGGGATACCTGGTGCAACTCAACTTCCGCTTGGAAAACTAATGGGACTTTGGTTCCCTAAAATTCGAGGTAGAATGATTGGATTTACTATGGCTGGAAATAATTTTTCAGCGGTTATTTCTGTTCCAATAGCTACTTTCCTAATTCTTTCTTCAGGATGGCGATCTGCCTTTTATGTTCTAGGAGCTTCAACCTTTATAGTCTTAATTCTTGTAATAATATTTATAAGAGATGATAAAAATTTAGATTTTTCTGATAAATCTTCGAGTAAATATAAATCTGTAAATAATAAATCTGATTTTGAATTATCAGAAGCTATGAAAACAAATGCTTTTTGGTTTTTAGCTATTGGATTAACATTACAACAATTTGCTAGAACAACCGTAGTTATTCAATTAGTGCCACATTTTGTTTCACAAGGAATTAGTACAACATTAGCATCATCTATGATGTCTGCTTTTGGAATTTTTGCTGTTCTAAGTAAGCTTATAAGTGGTTATTTAAGTGACTATATACCTTCTAGATTTATTTTTATAATTGTTGTAATTTTCCAAATGATAGGGATTCAATTTGTTCTTTCTAATAATGAAATCTTATTGTGGATTGGATCTTCATTTATGGGTTTTGGAATAGGTGCCATGGGAGTACTAGGTCCTGCTGTTACAACAGAATTATTTGGTCTAAAGAGATACTCCTCTATATTTGGTGCTCTAAATTTTCCTATTGCAATACCTATTATTATAGGACCAATTTTTTCAGGAATTATTTTTGATAAATATCAATCTTATAATATTGCATTCAATATAGTAGAATTACTCTTAGTTATTGCAATTTTAAGTTTTATTTTCGTGAAAATAAAAGAAAAATAA